DNA sequence from the Podospora pseudocomata strain CBS 415.72m chromosome 2 map unlocalized CBS415.72m_2.2, whole genome shotgun sequence genome:
acgcagctgaaaatacgggatcccgtccgctctcccctagtcaAACAGCTGACGGCCagactagtactcaggtgggtgaccactggggaatccctggtgttgtatgtttttgtcTCCATTTTCGACTCCACTTGAAGTTATTGTGAGGTCTTGGCattgttgatgtggtggtgttagGTTGTATAGATACTTGGGAGAATGTGAGATTCGGTATATGAGTAGATATTTTTAAAAACTAGGTGTCATATATTTTGGTTTTGAGACCCCTTCTGTTGCCGATCTTCATGGACAGGGCTGTGTCTGGGGGTCGTAGGGGTCTAGGGCCTGGCAACGGACAGGTCTTGTAGATCTATAGAGATCTGTTGTGGTGAGCTAGAAATCCGTAGACAATATCACAATGCTTGAAATTTTTCAGGAGCTTAGGGATTCATTGAGAAGGCTTGGGGCGTTCAGTCGTTCAAAATCGGGTAGTCATCCTAGGGGGGTTGTATGGGCCCACAATTAGGAAGATTTTTGAAGCTCAGGGGCTTCAGGGGGTGTTTGTCGCCATGTAAACAAAGAGGAAATACAAGAGTGTTTGATGTATGCTAATCCGAACCAATGCAATATAAAAATGAGAAACTTTTATGAGTACAACCGATCTGTTCCCTTTCCAAAAGAGTGCGCTCTGCCTTTTTCATGCCTTTGTATTTGCATTCCAAGTTCCAAATGTCATCGAGTCAATCTCCTGCTTTGCTCCCTCATGCAACACATTGGAATTAAAAGTATCGCCAACATGCTCAGCATTATCTGTTGTTGCAGTTGATATGTTCATCCGTGTCTGAATGGGGGATTCCATATCTCCGATGCTTTCTGGTCAGCTGGTCAGTACCAAGCGTGCGTGAGGCTGAAGTGATTCCTGTGTAACCAACCGAATGTCATGTTTTTCGCCTTTTGTTTTCCACCGTACATCACGTTCGAGTTCCAGCTGGTGCCAATCTGCTTTGGCCGACGCAGGATTGCGTTTTGGATCTTGGCAGCAGATCCTTTTGGATATTTCCAGGCCAGTGTCGCAATAACGAGTCCCATTAGTGCGAGCACGGCCGTAGGCACACCGACCGCGATTCCGACAACATCTGAAGTCGACAGCCCTGCAGGTGCGGAGCTAGGCTGGTTCGTGGTGTTGGCCTCCGTGTCGATGGCGTCTGGTATTGGGGCCATTGTTCGCAAGTGGGTGTGGTCATCAATGCCTAAGGAACTGTGACGTCTGCAGCCACCGACAAGGCTCCAGATGCTGCCTTGAAAGTGGATGAACGCAGAAGAAGCAGTGAGCAGGCTCTCGGCCCATGGAGCGCACCTGGACGATAAATATGTGGTGTCGTGTGGAACGACTGCTTTGCTGACCATTCAGAAGATCTGCTGTACGCAGGAGCACAGAGACTTGACGTGGGAACATCGGTACCAATTAACAACGCCTTCATGTACGGTAGAATCTGTCGCCAATCAGCGGCACTCACATGCACTGCCACGTCCTGTGCATGGAGCCCAACCGAAGCCTAGCCTGCTCCGACTACATACATCACGGCATTCGTATCAGGTCAACTGTTTAACTTGCCGGTTAGACGGAGTCCTCTTAACTGAACCGATCATGTATAAATATGTTGTGGATCGTGCACAAGCCTGTGCAGTTTTGATTCCTGACACATGTGTCTGCTTATCATTGTTGGCATTCCCTGCCTGTCCCACAGTACCTCCAGAATGAGCAATATCCCTACTAATCTCAAGAAGAAAGGAGTATATGGACTTGCTGAGATgtcaacaaccaccgccacGACCGTCATGCAGGAGCCCAGCTCTCAGTTCCGCGGCGACGGTAAAACATGGGACGGGTCAATAGTCAAGGTCAATGCGAGTGATCCTGTTTACTATATAATCTACCCATTCTAGGTGTTTCTATCAATCCTAACCTAGACCGTCCCTTAGACCTCACCAGATGCCTCTAAGCATAGAGGCAACGACGTCAGCTCATCTGTCAATTATGGCGGTCATCAGAAGGTGAAAAAGAGAATCAAGTTTGGTATGGCCCTTCCTCAGTTTCCTCAATTAAACCCCATGTGAATGAACACTTATATATCTTACCTATCATGCAGGTGCCTGCAATGAGAGTGAGCTCAAATTGGCTTTGAGTGCACCGATTGATCCGAAAGTCTCCGAGTCAACACACACTGGACATAATTACAAATCGAACGTTCTTTATGCTGGATCTGAGCAGGAAGTTGATGAGCTTGTTTTTGAGTAAATGTGAAAATGTGTAGAAAGTATTGGATACCTGGCGTTCAAGGTGGTATTTGGCGGTTTTTGTCGATAAGTTGTTGAGTGAATTAGGGAAGTCATTTCCTATGTCCAGTATACGAACAATGAAAGGACATGATATCTTGATCTTACGTTACATGTGGATGATCACGGCATTTGGCCAAGATAGCCTGTGTACAACATAGATAGGCACCTGAGGGCATGTCGCTCAAGATGATTATATCTTCATTATCGCACAGCCGGATCCCCTACCCACTATTCCCTGGTCGTACGGCGGACGGATTTCCTCAAATCGATGGCCAGGATGCAGTCTCTTTCCTCGACCCTCGCACTTGAAACAGTAGTTGGAGAAGAGTAAATCGTGATAGCATGTACGGCAATGAAATCGGATCCCATGTATCAGCTTCATCCCTTTTCTGTTAGAAATCCACGCATCATAGCAGCTTGCAGAGAAGATTGGCGTACCCTGAGACAACTGTCACAAACATAATCCTTGTGCATAAGGCCTGCACTCCACCAATGCCATTCGGACTGTGGAAAGACGTTTTCTCCTGTCTGCTTTCCCTCCAGAAGTGGCAGAAGGTCTCGATGCCCATGATATATCGCAATACGGGCTGGTGGCCATTTGTTGTCGTCAGGCATTCTACCCTCTCTCAAACATACACCTCGcagcttttccaccacttTCTTCTCCCCAGCCTTAGCCGCCCAGTGTAAAGCAGTCCAGCCGTCATCATCCGTCTCGGTAGGATCAACTTCCGGATGCTGTTCAAGCAGTTTCTCCACTACAGATAGCGAGCCACCTGATGCTGCAGCATGCAATGCGTTTCGGCCATGGTTATCCTTGGCGTTGGCTTTGTACCCTAACTTGAGGAGCTTCCCAACCATCTTGTCCTGTCCGCCCAGGGCAGCAAAGTAGAGGGCAGTACGCCCATACGCATCTTTCTCATGTCGCATAGAAGGCTCTtgttgccaacatgcgtcAAAGACTATATCCTCACCGCCGAATGAAGCAGCATTTAGTATGGAACCGAGAACAGGGTGTTTGTTGTAGAGACTGGCACCCTTTTTCAGCAAGATTGTGGCAATATCAGAATGGCCTCGTCCAGCCGCAAGTGGCAGGGCGGTTATTCCAAGCTTGGCGTGCAAGAAAATGTCAACGGGAATGTCGAAGTCCACAAGCACTTGTACCACTTCCGTATGCCCTTCGCACGTCGCATAGCGCAAGGCAGTTGAACTGGCGGGGGCGCCCTTTTCAAGAAGCATACGCACAATCTCATGGTATCCGTTGAACGCCGCCACAGTTAGTACTGTGTGTGGTTTATCCGGGGGGGCATTCCAATCTGCGCCGTTTCTGAGGAGCACCCTGACGATGTTTATGTGCCGAGCCCACATCAGAGGAGGGTATCCGCAGTTGGCGAGGATATTAACATCCGCACCATTAGCCAGTAATAACTCAACCACACCCAGATTGTTCTGATATACAGCAAAATGGAGAGCTGAAAACCCATTGGCCTCACAATCGTTGACTCGGCAGCCAATATCCAGCGCCAGCCGAGCCATTCTCTGGTCCGAGAGGTAGGCTGCGGCATGGAGTGCAGTGTGCCCTGAGACCGGCGCGAGATTCTTGAATTCTGCACCCTGATCAAGTAGAAACTCAACGGCGTCGTGCTGCCCCATCTGGATTCCCCAGAGCAAGGGAGTTCCGCAGCAAATCATGGGCATGGGCCATTCCAACTCTGACGTTACTTCGCTATCATGCGCTTGAAACACTGTCTTGAGGAATACATTGAGAGGACCCGTGGCGCAAATTTCCATATCGGCGTTTCTCTGCAGGAGCAAAGTGACAGCAGCAAGGTTGCCTTTGGCCATGGCATGGTGCAAGGCGGTGTCACCGTGAGAACTGGGTTTATTCACATCTGCTCCGGCCAGAAGAAGAGCCCTCACCATACGTTTGCCGTCGTAGTCTGCTGTTTTCTCCTTGGTGCCATCACTGTCTGGCCACCAGGAATGACTGGGGTCGGGCCTAGCCTTGATTTGCTCTGTCCTTCCAGTTTTCGGGATATCCGAGTTCTTGACCTTGCAGTGTGGAATATTTGAGTTGTGAATATGACCGTGAAGGAGAGAATAAATTAGGAGATTGAATTCGCACATGCAGGCCGCCTGAAGAggagtgtgtgtggttgCTTCCGTTTCTGTGGGCGCTTGGTGCTGAATAAGAAGATCAACCATGAGCTCAAAACACCTATACGCGGCCGCTTTCAGGTCGTTGTGAACTTGTTCCACGTCCCGATCCAAATCGTCGACCAATCTTCGTGTCGAGCTGACCCATTGTGCAAATTCCGATGAGGCCGACACCCCCTCAGAAAAGTCCAGAGCGGAGGGTGTTTGAGGCTTCTTGTGGAAAATGTTCCGCAACGGTGTACCCCAGTAATTGTAAATCCGGTGTAGCCATGTCAATAGAATGCCCTGAGTCCCATTGTCTGGGACAGACTCCAGCACCAGTTCCGAATCCTGTCTGGACTCTAGATACTCAAGTACATGTCTGTACCAGTTGTTGATGGCATATTCAAGAAGCGGCCGTCTTTGGAGGTCACACTCCAGTACTTTCCCGCCATCAACTTCGTCCTCATCAGATTCATGTAAGGTGTGGTCATCCGTATTGACAACACATTCGTTGATATACTCGAGACATTGATTGGCCATCATGAGGTGAACCACAGCCAGTCCACCGCACCTATCCGCTTTGTTCACGAGGTATTCCTCCAGGCTGGAAAAGGCAAAATCCACGATTTGCTTGCCGTCTCGGTCTGGAGACTCTGGAAAAGCCACTAGACTGCCAAAGCTATGGCGAATGGAGACTGAATTCTTTTTGTTTGTCTGACCCCAGTTGATCAAGTCCTCGAATTCGACGAATCTCAACGGCCGGAGGGTGCACATGAGCCATTGGAGAGATAGATAGGCATTGGGCATGACGCATATTCTTTCCAAGGCTTTATCGTAGAAAGCATTGATCTCTTTCGGGATCTCATTCAATGCATCAagtacctcctcctcatcggggGCTGGGTCCCTTCGCCGAATTAATTCGTGAAATTCAGGATCCAACAGCCGTAATTTGACTAAACCGAAGCTATTGATCCAGTTCCAGGTTAGCTTTCGATCACTTCTCAAAACTGCTTCTCGGTAGGTGGTATTTGGTGCAAAACGGATTGTGTTGAGCCAGTTGGTCATCTTTGCATACTACCTAGGTAAATAGGTATATGGGGATATACTTACATTCCGTCTGAATTGTCCACCAAATTTTTTTTGATGATCTCAATCCATTCCGGATGTTTTCTTCTGATTATTCCCCAGTTCGACTTTTTCAGCTCCTGGTCAACCATCAACTCGATGCCGTTCGTGTGGGCGGTCCCTTCCACTGCAACGTCGAATCCCCCTTCACGATCGTGACTCAGGTCCCAGCATCGGTCCTCGAGAGCTGTGTCTACATGATCTCTGCTCACGACAAGGATATG
Encoded proteins:
- a CDS encoding uncharacterized protein (EggNog:ENOG503NW9Q; COG:M), whose protein sequence is MAASLSLPSQLFRPPSPPPSTPQSSPSLPPHLLSANLHSSEVQPKSNTLDQDVERLECEETLSTEGPRYWQDNFQARQMQHSGHNVHSNSNMGYQRIGVMNLVTKGHRTGAQPNDPDFLADKQPLDWLSKFDHRTAHERALESRTEGTVSWLLNWDAFKKWKVCPKSFLWLHGKHFCGKTVLCASIIEELEREATDGVPIVAYYYLDSNEFCIKPSEGESRQESFPERLLRSWLRQLCEGLSQLPKGVQKVRQEFKKTGSLDYTLLKYAIRCLTEERGQVYLVIDGLDSLTESPNGKDSLAVLFELLECLKSHDPVHILVVSRDHVDTALEDRCWDLSHDREGGFDVAVEGTAHTNGIELMVDQELKKSNWGIIRRKHPEWIEIIKKNLVDNSDGIFGLVKLRLLDPEFHELIRRRDPAPDEEEVLDALNEIPKEINAFYDKALERICVMPNAYLSLQWLMCTLRPLRFVEFEDLINWGQTNKKNSVSIRHSFGSLVAFPESPDRDGKQIVDFAFSSLEEYLVNKADRCGGLAVVHLMMANQCLEYINECVVNTDDHTLHESDEDEVDGGKVLECDLQRRPLLEYAINNWYRHVLEYLESRQDSELVLESVPDNGTQGILLTWLHRIYNYWGTPLRNIFHKKPQTPSALDFSEGVSASSEFAQWVSSTRRLVDDLDRDVEQVHNDLKAAAYRCFELMVDLLIQHQAPTETEATTHTPLQAACMCEFNLLIYSLLHGHIHNSNIPHCKVKNSDIPKTGRTEQIKARPDPSHSWWPDSDGTKEKTADYDGKRMVRALLLAGADVNKPSSHGDTALHHAMAKGNLAAVTLLLQRNADMEICATGPLNVFLKTVFQAHDSEVTSELEWPMPMICCGTPLLWGIQMGQHDAVEFLLDQGAEFKNLAPVSGHTALHAAAYLSDQRMARLALDIGCRVNDCEANGFSALHFAVYQNNLGVVELLLANGADVNILANCGYPPLMWARHINIVRVLLRNGADWNAPPDKPHTVLTVAAFNGYHEIVRMLLEKGAPASSTALRYATCEGHTEVVQVLVDFDIPVDIFLHAKLGITALPLAAGRGHSDIATILLKKGASLYNKHPVLGSILNAASFGGEDIVFDACWQQEPSMRHEKDAYGRTALYFAALGGQDKMVGKLLKLGYKANAKDNHGRNALHAAASGGSLSVVEKLLEQHPEVDPTETDDDGWTALHWAAKAGEKKVVEKLRGVCLREGRMPDDNKWPPARIAIYHGHRDLLPLLEGKQTGENVFPQSEWHWWSAGLMHKDYVCDSCLRVRQSSLQAAMMRGFLTEKG